From one Acidimicrobiia bacterium genomic stretch:
- a CDS encoding GntR family transcriptional regulator gives MTNAPVVRSELADGIADQIRDAILAGEYAPGDALPSERELTEQLGANRTTIREGLAQLEHQGLIERRQGARCRVLDYRRTGSIELLPDLVRLSRSPRSSTEPSALASTNEVLRIIYEGALDLAFERITAAEIAQLDELALGVEVAAAAGDVAAVEHANRSFHQGVARATHSIALELLVGSFYRVVDSAAARSGDKKGAVGNTLIELVNRDVRLPQRALADAIAAGKPDEARAVVRRMLGDEQPSRTRRRASGASRVARQERAYAAQVPCAAASDA, from the coding sequence ATGACCAACGCCCCCGTGGTGCGCTCCGAGCTTGCGGACGGTATCGCCGACCAGATCCGGGACGCGATCCTCGCCGGTGAGTACGCGCCCGGCGACGCCCTGCCGTCGGAGCGCGAGCTCACCGAACAACTCGGTGCCAACCGCACCACCATCCGGGAGGGGCTCGCGCAGCTCGAGCACCAGGGCCTGATCGAGCGGCGGCAGGGCGCGCGCTGCCGCGTGCTCGACTACCGCCGCACCGGATCGATCGAGTTGCTGCCCGATCTCGTGCGGCTGTCGCGCAGCCCGCGCTCGAGCACTGAACCGTCGGCGCTCGCGTCGACCAACGAAGTGCTGCGGATCATCTACGAAGGCGCGCTCGATCTTGCGTTCGAACGCATCACGGCGGCCGAGATCGCACAGCTCGACGAGCTCGCGCTTGGTGTCGAGGTGGCCGCGGCCGCGGGCGACGTCGCTGCCGTGGAGCACGCCAACCGGTCTTTCCACCAGGGCGTCGCGCGCGCGACGCACTCGATCGCGCTCGAGCTGCTCGTGGGGAGCTTCTACCGCGTCGTCGACTCGGCAGCCGCGCGCTCGGGCGACAAGAAGGGCGCCGTCGGCAACACGCTCATCGAGCTCGTCAACCGCGACGTGCGGTTGCCGCAGCGCGCGCTCGCCGACGCCATCGCCGCGGGCAAGCCCGACGAAGCGCGCGCGGTGGTACGGCGAATGCTCGGTGACGAGCAGCCGAGTAGGACGCGGCGACGAGCGAGCGGAGCGAGCCGAGTCGCTCGCCAGGAGCGAGCGTACGCGGCGCAGGTACCCTGCGCCGCAGCGAGCGACGCATAG
- a CDS encoding MFS transporter, giving the protein MTDERSGTKPASLVGAVLDEESRRQAAVAAADEGGDVDVAALPGVGGDDVPLRSALDRHARAMLLTVGAMWGLGLAIFAMTAVLAIKIAHDYGWSFRFLVQVAILPGFTIVLVSQPLGNFVDRVTTNRPLVMRWMLALSVVGLLLSGAAFYRWEFLGVLAFTGIGLLATVPVQTSLLADTFPVRARPNVFAAYMAMGAAGFVLGPLLVALGVGVFDGTTQWRAPFFLTALLAAVLAFLAGRLSDTRRGRAEVEEIFHDDGDIRDERLSTVHALTRFRQIATLRYVTLGVLAMGFGLVGWGLWFNLWLQGHFQLDATDRALLIAVMALPAVVATLFVGRLTGRAFRTAPHRAVRLSAVLLLGFNLALVGWWAHSVAATAVLGALGFACVVGAITAIFPVAQAVIPPQTRAQGFGAFINSLFIGAFTAGAPLIDFWPELERQHTALSIVVPLLTVPGAALMLYGSRFAERDMRRMVEEIREERTRSDEVLAGAETPMLQLRDVDVSYGSVQVLFDIDLDVRRGETLAVLGTNGAGKSTLLRVISGLGLPDRGVVRLGDETITYLAAEARARKGIVQVRGADVFPGLSVRDNLRAALAAHPTQRRDADRRIANVFDVFPALGARRNQDAASLSGGEQQMLALGCALLFEPRLLLIDELSLGLAPLVVQSLLVVVEQLKSEGYTMVIVEQSLNIASAISDRVVFIEKGRIRFDGPTSELATRDDLARAVFLGGEGG; this is encoded by the coding sequence GTGACCGACGAGCGTTCAGGCACGAAGCCGGCGTCGCTCGTCGGAGCCGTTCTCGACGAGGAGTCGCGACGGCAGGCCGCAGTGGCCGCGGCCGACGAAGGCGGCGACGTCGACGTGGCGGCCCTTCCGGGGGTCGGTGGCGACGACGTGCCGCTTCGAAGTGCGCTCGACCGCCACGCGCGCGCGATGCTCCTGACCGTCGGCGCGATGTGGGGTCTTGGGCTCGCGATCTTCGCGATGACCGCAGTACTCGCGATCAAGATCGCGCACGACTACGGCTGGAGCTTCCGGTTTCTCGTGCAGGTCGCGATCCTGCCCGGTTTCACGATCGTGCTCGTGTCGCAGCCGCTCGGGAACTTCGTCGACCGCGTCACCACCAACCGTCCGCTCGTGATGCGCTGGATGCTCGCCTTGTCGGTCGTCGGCCTGCTGCTCTCCGGCGCCGCGTTCTACCGGTGGGAGTTCCTCGGTGTGCTCGCGTTCACGGGCATCGGTCTGCTCGCGACGGTTCCGGTGCAGACCTCACTGCTCGCGGACACTTTTCCGGTGCGCGCTCGGCCCAACGTGTTCGCGGCGTACATGGCGATGGGTGCGGCCGGTTTCGTGCTCGGTCCGTTGCTCGTCGCGCTCGGCGTGGGCGTATTCGACGGAACGACTCAATGGCGAGCGCCGTTCTTCCTGACTGCCCTGCTGGCCGCGGTACTCGCGTTCCTTGCCGGACGGTTGTCCGACACCCGACGCGGCCGCGCCGAGGTGGAGGAGATCTTCCACGACGACGGCGACATCCGCGACGAGCGGCTGTCCACCGTGCACGCGCTCACACGCTTCCGTCAGATCGCAACACTCCGATACGTCACGCTCGGCGTGCTGGCTATGGGCTTCGGTCTCGTCGGATGGGGGCTCTGGTTCAACCTGTGGCTGCAAGGCCACTTCCAGCTCGACGCCACCGACCGCGCCCTCCTCATCGCGGTCATGGCGCTGCCCGCGGTCGTCGCCACCCTGTTCGTCGGCCGGCTCACCGGGCGCGCCTTCCGCACGGCTCCCCACCGGGCCGTTCGCTTGTCCGCCGTCCTGCTGTTGGGCTTCAACCTCGCGCTGGTCGGGTGGTGGGCTCACTCGGTCGCCGCCACCGCGGTGCTCGGCGCACTCGGGTTCGCGTGCGTCGTGGGCGCGATCACCGCGATCTTCCCGGTCGCGCAGGCCGTCATCCCACCACAGACGCGTGCGCAGGGCTTCGGCGCGTTCATCAACTCGTTGTTCATCGGTGCGTTCACCGCCGGCGCACCACTCATCGACTTCTGGCCCGAGCTCGAACGCCAGCACACCGCGCTGTCGATCGTCGTGCCGTTGCTCACCGTGCCGGGTGCGGCGCTCATGCTCTACGGCTCGCGTTTCGCAGAACGCGACATGCGCCGCATGGTCGAGGAGATCCGGGAAGAGCGCACGCGATCCGACGAAGTGCTCGCCGGCGCCGAGACCCCGATGCTGCAGCTCCGGGACGTCGACGTCAGCTACGGGTCGGTACAGGTCCTGTTCGACATCGACCTCGACGTGCGGCGCGGCGAGACGCTCGCGGTGCTCGGCACGAACGGCGCGGGGAAATCGACGCTGCTGCGCGTGATCAGCGGGCTCGGGCTCCCCGACCGCGGCGTGGTGCGGCTGGGCGACGAGACCATCACTTACCTGGCGGCCGAAGCGCGCGCCCGCAAGGGCATCGTGCAGGTGCGTGGCGCCGACGTGTTCCCCGGTCTGTCGGTGCGCGACAACCTGCGCGCTGCGCTCGCCGCGCATCCTACGCAGCGTCGCGATGCCGACCGTCGCATCGCGAACGTGTTCGATGTCTTTCCCGCGCTCGGCGCTCGCCGCAACCAGGATGCTGCATCGCTGTCGGGAGGCGAGCAGCAGATGCTCGCGCTCGGATGCGCGCTGCTGTTCGAGCCCCGGCTGCTGCTCATCGACGAGCTGTCACTCGGGCTCGCGCCGCTCGTCGTGCAGTCGCTGCTCGTGGTCGTCGAGCAATTGAAGTCGGAGGGTTACACGATGGTGATCGTCGAGCAGTCGCTCAACATCGCGTCGGCGATCTCCGACCGCGTCGTGTTCATCGAGAAGGGTCGCATTCGCTTCGACGGCCCCACCAGCGAGCTCGCCACCCGCGACGACCTGGCCCGCGCCGTGTTCTTGGGCGGCGAGGGAGGCTAG
- a CDS encoding ABC transporter substrate-binding protein, with the protein MIRARRLLVGLLVAVLSLGVTAAAGASMPRVTPDPSTSPFTSTTKFCTKDTAKHTGLKATAPGVTADKISVVMFEPALRAGDSPQGFRFNLGDEVDMLKTFAQMINDCGGINGRQIDLNVIQAQGAADAATTLANAQADCIKATEDYKAFMTIAWAGMAAPQCVTDDHKTLLLSGLATSSENLKTAQGRHLLFGETTEVASYQAPMLDLIKSGKLKGKKVAVLYPTFTTGPDLIKANVVDLLKSKGVNVVQAEALTPDPAGDISSQYPLVVNRLKSNGVDVVISGSAGGNTFRFSALTKELRNQGLEKDITLYTLDARFDAVIDLSRQVGGADGATLINDMNIYSYSAAGQQDWRVGATEGDLVNMCNKAYDANTTLAKDTLPEPAPPAYARDPYGTVALICAIYRTMARGLYNAGEKLTQKSAIKAFEALPYIDSVAAKGSPAPRPTQIINKVPTKVQYTQVLNKPEYPCAHPSLPPDAANYRICLVPQAGYDKGGKATAGAFFVAKS; encoded by the coding sequence ATGATCCGTGCACGGCGTCTACTCGTCGGGTTGCTCGTGGCAGTGCTGAGCCTCGGTGTCACGGCCGCGGCCGGCGCTTCGATGCCCCGGGTCACTCCCGACCCGTCGACGTCGCCGTTCACGTCGACCACCAAGTTCTGCACCAAGGACACCGCGAAGCACACGGGGCTGAAGGCCACCGCGCCGGGTGTCACCGCCGACAAGATCTCCGTCGTGATGTTCGAGCCCGCGCTCAGGGCCGGCGACTCGCCGCAGGGCTTCCGTTTCAACCTCGGCGACGAAGTCGACATGTTGAAGACGTTCGCGCAGATGATCAACGACTGCGGTGGTATCAACGGTCGGCAGATCGACCTCAACGTGATCCAGGCCCAGGGAGCAGCCGATGCCGCCACCACGCTGGCGAACGCGCAGGCCGACTGCATCAAGGCCACCGAGGACTACAAGGCGTTCATGACGATCGCGTGGGCCGGCATGGCGGCGCCCCAGTGCGTCACCGACGACCACAAGACGCTGCTGCTCAGCGGTCTCGCCACCAGCTCCGAGAACCTGAAGACCGCGCAGGGCCGTCACCTCCTCTTTGGGGAGACCACCGAGGTCGCGTCGTACCAGGCGCCGATGCTCGACCTGATCAAGAGCGGGAAGCTCAAGGGCAAGAAGGTCGCGGTGCTCTATCCCACGTTCACGACCGGTCCCGACCTCATCAAGGCGAACGTCGTCGACCTGCTGAAGTCCAAGGGCGTCAATGTCGTCCAGGCTGAGGCGCTCACGCCCGACCCTGCCGGCGACATCTCTTCGCAGTACCCGCTCGTGGTGAACCGGTTGAAGTCGAACGGCGTGGACGTGGTCATCAGCGGGAGCGCCGGCGGGAACACGTTCCGATTCTCCGCGCTCACCAAGGAGCTGCGGAACCAGGGCCTCGAGAAGGACATCACGCTCTACACGCTCGACGCGCGGTTCGACGCGGTGATCGACCTCAGTCGCCAGGTCGGTGGTGCCGACGGGGCGACGCTGATCAACGACATGAACATCTACAGCTACTCGGCCGCGGGGCAGCAGGACTGGCGCGTCGGCGCGACCGAGGGCGATCTCGTCAACATGTGCAACAAGGCGTACGACGCGAACACGACGCTCGCGAAGGACACCCTGCCGGAGCCGGCGCCGCCGGCGTATGCCCGCGATCCGTACGGCACCGTCGCGCTCATCTGCGCGATCTACCGCACGATGGCACGCGGGCTCTACAACGCGGGTGAGAAACTCACGCAGAAGAGCGCGATCAAGGCGTTCGAGGCGCTGCCGTACATCGACAGCGTTGCGGCGAAGGGCTCGCCGGCTCCGCGACCGACGCAGATCATCAACAAGGTGCCGACCAAGGTGCAGTACACGCAGGTGCTGAACAAGCCCGAGTACCCGTGCGCGCACCCGTCGCTCCCGCCCGACGCGGCGAACTACCGCATCTGCCTCGTCCCGCAAGCCGGCTACGACAAGGGCGGCAAGGCGACAGCCGGCGCCTTCTTCGTCGCCAAGAGCTAG
- a CDS encoding branched-chain amino acid ABC transporter permease/ATP-binding protein, which produces MIHVHGWDVSWQMIVTGAVVGLSYSAIAAGIVLVYRANGIINFAVVAFGAVALGAFGVLTEHGWSLWPCLLVAVPFAALAAMILEIAVIRRLAGAPRLVLLMATIGIAQLLGFTVLLFAELLPDIPPGGDFPTIVPKDWSWQVTDELLVTAREISVLMAVPVLVLLLALFMTRTRLGLMVRAAASNADKSRLMGIPVARTSTVVWGIAAAFTATTIIVLAAVQFITPLGAANGTAQLTLGYPVLVKALLIAMIARMRILWLTIPVGMALGVIEVIFQQNVHGIDANVFALWLFVATLVAVLTLARSARVATESEGAWKLAGRVKPLPERIRSIWAMRQLPRIGLVGALMVFALIPAFAQQASQSFLWTRVVIFAIAGCSLTILTGWAGQLSLGQFGFSAIGGLVTVRLVNAGWFGVHNVPWGVAVALGVLVGAVVALLIGIPALRIPGLYLAVTTLAFAVFVENWLVTRRWLGVDEFTGSIPVLKRPDTGIVNFSSRHSYYYLCLFFLAACLAVLAQIRRSGIGRSIIAVRDNERAAEAMTLSTTRTKLIAFAVSGGIAALAGALYVTSLPTNTPGTTFATSESVTLVAIAVIGGMGSIVGPLLGAAWVIGLPTLFPDFAAAPLLVSSLGLLALLLFFPGGFVEVAYRVRDTLVDRMARRLPPAPARQRAAEAAVPVPAVLATRDDATAGLTDWLATEAVSVRFGGRVAVNRVSIHVGAGEIVGLIGTNGAGKSTLMNAISGFVPATGRILVLGHDVSGLAPYRRHQLGVGRGFQAARLYDALTVRETVLVALEARERSRLLSSMFALPPSPSVERKKRAEADEIMRYLGLDRFSDQFVSNLSTGTRRVTELACQLALGARVLLLDEPTSGLAQRETEAFAPLIGQIRDELDAAVLLIEHDMPLVMQVSDRVYCLEAGIVIAEGSPDAVRHDPLVVASYLGTDVRSIQRSGAAT; this is translated from the coding sequence ATGATCCACGTGCACGGCTGGGACGTCTCGTGGCAGATGATCGTCACCGGCGCCGTGGTAGGCCTGTCGTACAGCGCGATCGCCGCCGGCATCGTCCTCGTCTACCGGGCGAACGGCATCATCAACTTCGCGGTCGTGGCGTTCGGGGCAGTCGCGCTCGGCGCCTTCGGTGTGCTCACCGAGCACGGTTGGAGCCTCTGGCCGTGCCTGCTCGTCGCGGTCCCGTTCGCGGCGCTCGCGGCGATGATCCTGGAGATCGCGGTCATCCGGAGGCTGGCCGGCGCGCCGCGTCTCGTGTTGCTCATGGCGACGATCGGGATCGCGCAATTGCTCGGCTTCACCGTGCTGCTGTTCGCGGAGCTCCTCCCCGACATCCCGCCCGGCGGCGACTTCCCCACCATCGTGCCGAAGGACTGGAGCTGGCAAGTCACCGACGAGCTTCTCGTCACCGCCCGCGAGATCAGCGTGCTCATGGCGGTGCCGGTACTCGTCCTGCTGCTCGCGCTGTTCATGACGCGGACTCGCCTCGGTCTGATGGTGCGCGCCGCGGCGTCGAACGCGGACAAGTCGCGGTTGATGGGCATCCCCGTGGCACGTACGTCCACCGTGGTGTGGGGTATCGCGGCCGCGTTCACCGCCACCACGATCATCGTGCTCGCGGCCGTGCAGTTCATCACTCCCCTCGGCGCCGCCAACGGGACCGCGCAGCTCACGCTCGGCTACCCCGTGCTCGTGAAGGCGCTGCTCATCGCGATGATCGCCCGCATGCGCATCCTGTGGCTCACGATCCCGGTGGGCATGGCACTCGGGGTGATCGAGGTGATCTTCCAGCAGAACGTGCACGGCATCGACGCCAACGTGTTCGCGCTCTGGCTGTTCGTCGCGACGCTCGTCGCCGTGCTCACACTCGCACGCAGTGCGCGCGTGGCAACCGAATCGGAGGGCGCGTGGAAGCTCGCCGGGCGCGTGAAGCCACTCCCCGAACGGATCCGCAGCATCTGGGCGATGCGGCAACTCCCGCGCATCGGCCTCGTCGGCGCACTCATGGTGTTCGCGCTCATCCCCGCGTTCGCGCAGCAGGCGTCGCAGTCGTTCCTCTGGACCCGTGTCGTGATCTTCGCCATCGCGGGCTGCTCGCTCACCATCCTCACCGGGTGGGCCGGCCAACTCTCGCTCGGCCAGTTCGGGTTCTCGGCCATCGGCGGGCTCGTGACGGTGCGGCTGGTAAACGCCGGGTGGTTCGGGGTGCACAACGTGCCGTGGGGCGTTGCCGTCGCGTTGGGCGTGCTCGTGGGCGCGGTAGTTGCGCTGCTGATCGGGATCCCCGCATTGCGCATCCCCGGCCTCTACCTCGCGGTGACGACCCTGGCGTTCGCGGTGTTCGTCGAGAATTGGCTCGTCACCCGGCGCTGGCTCGGAGTCGACGAGTTCACCGGCTCGATCCCGGTGCTGAAACGGCCCGATACCGGCATCGTCAACTTCTCGTCGCGCCACTCCTACTACTACCTGTGCCTCTTCTTCCTCGCAGCGTGCCTCGCGGTGCTCGCGCAGATCCGGCGGTCGGGAATCGGGCGCTCGATCATCGCGGTACGCGACAACGAGCGCGCGGCAGAGGCGATGACGCTGTCGACGACGCGGACGAAGCTGATCGCGTTCGCGGTGTCGGGCGGGATCGCCGCGCTCGCGGGCGCGTTGTACGTCACGTCACTCCCTACGAACACGCCGGGGACGACCTTCGCGACGTCCGAGTCGGTCACGCTCGTCGCCATCGCGGTCATCGGCGGGATGGGCTCCATCGTGGGGCCGCTGCTCGGCGCGGCGTGGGTCATCGGCCTCCCCACGCTGTTCCCCGACTTCGCCGCGGCGCCACTGCTCGTGTCGTCGCTCGGGTTGCTCGCGCTGCTCCTGTTCTTCCCGGGCGGCTTCGTGGAGGTCGCGTACCGCGTGCGCGACACGCTCGTCGACCGCATGGCGCGGCGCCTCCCGCCGGCGCCCGCACGCCAGCGCGCCGCCGAGGCCGCAGTCCCGGTACCCGCGGTGCTCGCGACGCGCGACGACGCCACGGCCGGTCTCACGGACTGGCTCGCCACCGAAGCGGTGAGCGTGCGCTTCGGTGGGCGCGTCGCGGTCAACCGCGTGAGCATTCACGTCGGAGCCGGTGAGATCGTCGGCCTGATCGGCACGAACGGCGCCGGGAAGTCGACGCTGATGAACGCGATCAGCGGCTTCGTTCCCGCGACCGGACGGATCCTGGTCCTCGGCCACGACGTGAGCGGGCTCGCGCCGTACCGGCGTCACCAGTTGGGTGTCGGTCGCGGCTTTCAAGCCGCGCGTCTCTACGACGCCCTCACGGTGCGCGAGACGGTGCTCGTCGCGCTCGAGGCACGCGAGCGATCGCGACTCCTTTCGTCGATGTTTGCGCTCCCGCCGTCGCCGTCGGTCGAACGGAAGAAGCGCGCCGAGGCCGACGAGATCATGCGGTACCTCGGACTCGATCGCTTCTCGGACCAGTTCGTGTCGAACCTGTCGACCGGCACGCGCCGCGTCACCGAGCTCGCGTGCCAACTCGCGCTCGGTGCGCGCGTGCTGCTCCTCGACGAACCGACCTCGGGCCTCGCGCAGCGCGAGACCGAGGCGTTCGCACCGCTCATTGGTCAGATCCGCGACGAGCTCGACGCCGCCGTGCTCCTCATCGAGCACGACATGCCCCTCGTGATGCAAGTCAGCGACCGCGTGTACTGCCTCGAGGCCGGGATCGTGATCGCCGAAGGCTCACCGGACGCGGTGCGGCACGACCCGCTCGTGGTCGCGAGCTACCTCGGCACCGACGTGCGGAGCATCCAACGGTCGGGCGCGGCCACTTGA
- a CDS encoding nucleotidyltransferase family protein, whose protein sequence is MAIAAGLLRSLHPALTSAAELSARVSPDQQLLLRSILLDEHAARAAFNEWRARVDLDDLDRPSERLLPLLMRRIPDDVGDDDPVRSVIRDAYRITWLRNHMLWRRGRPVFDGLRALGVRVMLLKGAALVDSYGGDWGARPMFDVDVLVRPEHVPPALDVLEELGWVPEYEMTFDWVRSRARTRRHAWGFLREDGRLDLHWHVLQESVGSRSDHQFWAEAVPAERDGIGVLTPAPAALLLHVLEHGVAGDNAPPVQWIADAVHVVRASGDDELGERLAHLAHEHAELRTVHAALGAIATLVDPAPVAPLVDRVTRERRTPVEWLRHGSTATRELAARAAGGNGLLRGGVELVVDRLDLALTSSPMRAVVARGVPGRTGGLARTPAGDAPPIDGSFELEFSCGVTLDRYGGPGWGRPEPSGATARGGAARLVLPLADPLTAADLVVELDLHARDAPATIEVRANEHLVASELIGTDTTRLAVDIPAAVVARFTPLELSLRRARPGRLRARGALRIRLERLRVRRA, encoded by the coding sequence ATTGCAATCGCCGCCGGTCTCCTGCGCAGCCTTCACCCAGCACTGACCTCCGCCGCGGAGCTCAGCGCGCGCGTCTCGCCCGACCAGCAACTCCTCCTGCGCTCGATCCTGCTCGATGAGCATGCCGCGCGCGCGGCCTTCAACGAGTGGCGCGCCCGGGTCGACCTCGACGACCTCGATCGCCCGTCTGAGCGGCTGCTCCCGCTGCTCATGCGGCGAATACCGGACGACGTCGGCGACGACGATCCCGTCCGATCCGTGATACGTGACGCGTACCGCATCACCTGGCTGCGGAATCACATGCTGTGGCGTCGCGGCCGTCCGGTGTTCGACGGGCTCCGCGCGCTCGGCGTTCGTGTGATGCTGCTCAAGGGCGCCGCGCTCGTCGACTCGTACGGCGGTGACTGGGGGGCGCGTCCGATGTTCGACGTCGACGTGCTGGTGCGGCCTGAACACGTGCCGCCGGCGCTCGACGTGCTCGAAGAGCTCGGTTGGGTACCTGAGTACGAGATGACGTTCGACTGGGTGCGCTCGCGCGCTCGCACCCGGCGGCATGCGTGGGGCTTCCTCCGCGAGGATGGGCGGCTCGACCTGCACTGGCACGTGCTCCAGGAGTCGGTCGGATCTCGGTCCGACCATCAATTCTGGGCCGAAGCGGTTCCTGCCGAGCGCGACGGCATCGGCGTGCTCACGCCTGCGCCTGCCGCGTTGTTGTTGCACGTCCTCGAGCACGGAGTCGCGGGTGACAACGCGCCGCCCGTGCAGTGGATCGCCGACGCCGTGCACGTGGTGCGCGCTTCGGGCGACGACGAGCTCGGCGAACGCCTCGCCCACCTTGCGCACGAGCACGCGGAGCTGAGAACTGTGCACGCCGCGCTCGGTGCCATCGCCACCCTCGTGGATCCCGCGCCGGTCGCGCCGCTCGTCGATCGGGTCACACGCGAACGCCGGACTCCGGTGGAGTGGTTGCGCCACGGCTCCACCGCGACACGCGAGTTGGCCGCGCGCGCCGCGGGCGGCAATGGACTCCTCCGCGGCGGCGTCGAGCTCGTCGTCGACCGGCTCGACCTCGCACTCACCTCGTCGCCGATGCGCGCGGTGGTCGCGCGCGGTGTCCCCGGTCGCACGGGTGGCTTGGCGCGCACGCCTGCGGGCGACGCTCCGCCGATCGACGGCTCGTTCGAGCTCGAATTCTCCTGCGGCGTCACACTCGATCGGTACGGCGGCCCGGGTTGGGGACGGCCCGAGCCGTCGGGGGCGACCGCGCGCGGGGGAGCGGCGCGGCTCGTGCTCCCGCTCGCGGATCCGCTCACGGCGGCGGATCTCGTCGTCGAGCTCGACCTTCACGCGCGCGACGCGCCGGCCACCATCGAGGTCAGGGCAAACGAGCACCTCGTCGCGTCGGAGCTGATCGGCACGGACACCACCCGTCTCGCGGTCGACATTCCGGCCGCGGTGGTGGCGCGCTTCACGCCGCTCGAGCTGTCACTCCGCCGCGCACGTCCGGGCCGCCTCCGCGCCCGCGGCGCGCTGCGCATCCGCCTCGAACGCCTCCGCGTCCGCCGTGCGTGA
- a CDS encoding cupin domain-containing protein codes for MINEPPGFSAQIEMFPGLSRAMLRPMLGDHPVAFRHTLGHDPRFAPDVIAPLVAALPAAWIRADRSQYSPHEPRGLEQLDADADLDAVVRSLATAPASIRAYNLEHTAEFRDLHRALEPSVRDLVGDAEGGVVAVNLGTFLASPDSVTPAHPDRHHNLLLQVSGRKEVWVEDDPDRRAHHLRVVDYLRRPQDGAPVLPPGKCFILGPGDGVYIPPYAFHWTTVLDGPAVGLSVGVSTPCTVRSGTVHDFDVRLRRRGLRPRPSGLGSPRERVKARLATASVRAARIRDRVVKRPVRGTVGVGREVDDAR; via the coding sequence GTGATCAACGAACCCCCCGGTTTCTCCGCGCAGATCGAGATGTTCCCCGGGTTGTCGCGCGCGATGCTCCGGCCGATGCTCGGCGATCACCCGGTTGCCTTCCGTCACACCCTCGGCCACGATCCGCGCTTCGCTCCCGACGTCATCGCACCGCTCGTGGCAGCGCTTCCGGCGGCGTGGATCCGCGCCGACCGTTCGCAGTACTCGCCGCACGAGCCGCGCGGGCTCGAGCAGCTCGACGCCGATGCCGACCTCGATGCCGTCGTGCGCTCGCTCGCGACGGCGCCGGCATCGATCCGCGCCTACAACCTCGAGCACACGGCAGAGTTCCGCGACCTCCACCGCGCGCTCGAGCCGTCGGTGCGCGACCTCGTCGGCGATGCCGAGGGCGGCGTCGTGGCCGTCAATCTGGGCACGTTCCTCGCGTCGCCCGATTCGGTCACGCCCGCGCACCCCGACCGCCATCACAACTTGTTGCTCCAGGTGAGTGGCCGGAAAGAGGTGTGGGTCGAGGACGATCCCGACCGCCGCGCGCATCACCTGCGCGTGGTCGACTACCTCCGCCGCCCCCAGGACGGCGCGCCGGTCTTGCCGCCGGGGAAGTGCTTCATCCTCGGGCCGGGCGACGGCGTGTACATCCCGCCGTACGCGTTCCACTGGACGACGGTGCTCGACGGGCCCGCGGTCGGGCTCTCGGTCGGGGTCAGCACACCGTGCACGGTCCGGAGCGGCACGGTCCACGACTTCGACGTGAGGCTCCGTCGCCGTGGGCTCCGGCCACGGCCGAGCGGCCTCGGGAGCCCGAGAGAGCGGGTGAAGGCGCGCCTCGCCACCGCCAGTGTCCGGGCAGCCCGGATCCGTGATCGGGTGGTCAAACGACCGGTCCGTGGTACCGTCGGCGTTGGCCGGGAGGTCGACGATGCGCGATGA